A window of Bactrocera dorsalis isolate Fly_Bdor chromosome 4, ASM2337382v1, whole genome shotgun sequence genomic DNA:
CAAACATCTCTTTTGCGAGCTCTACTTGACatcattttttcaaaagatACACTTCATACACAAAACACTAAACAGGATGTGTTAAGTACATTTATAAGAGTGTTGAGATCTGCTGATGATTTTCAAAGACTGTTTTTTTAAAtccataatatacatatgtactatatatagtatatacaccGAGGATTGATGGCTTAAATGATGCAAGTTTTAGATGACATCGCAActttcactgaatgctttgtgccaTTCAAATAGGTACTAGTATTCGTGAAAGCAGACTCCGTAAAACATTTCTTCAACAGTTGCAAAGATTCCATAGCCACAACTCTACTGTAAACACAAAAGTTGAAGCAAACTTTGTAATTCGTGTTAAAATCggctaaattattattataacaacacatctatgtatgtgtatttatttacgCGCTTACTTTTAGTTTCCTATTAACCGCACCAAAATAGTTTCATTGAAAATTCTCATTATCAACCGAAACCTCCGAATTcgccaaatattttgaaagcacATTCGCGGGAAAACaagttttattttactatttaatcAAAACATTCTGCTAAACGGTATTGTGTTATTGGAAATATAAtcacatatatttcatttcctTGTGTGCTTTTAGTTTTACgtgttaattttaaatgaacCACAGCAACAACTTTTATACAACTTTATACTTAatacatagaaatatataaCTTTGTAGAATACTGTGAATTTATGTGCTAAAAACTAAACAGGAAATTCAAATAAGAAAATCAGCCAAAAATGGCTTACGCTTCTAATGTCCATCTAGAAAATTCAGGTGaatgttaaaacaaaaatattatttgctacCGAAAATTAGTTGAAGCAGATTTGAAGAAATTCTCAAAACGTACACTCTATGTGTTCACACTATATGAGGTgcacatatttgtattataattaGTATTAATATTGTTCTACTTACTTATTTAGGagatgtgttcaaaaagtaacacgaattttgtgttttttcaaaaattatttatttattcatgaatatctattttgtccccttcaaagtaatccccatgagatattatacaaatcatttttttatcttcttcagctcttCCTTCGATgtcgtctttatctcgtcaagagaagcgtaacgtcgtcctttcatgggcctcttcagtttagggaacaagaaaaagtcacagggggccagatctggggaatacggtggctgcggcatcattagtgtgttgtttttggccaaaaagtcgcgcacaagcaacgatgtgtgagcaggggcgttatcgtgatGCAAaagttcttccacaaatccaggcgtttctggcggattgcttcgcgcaaattgcgcataacttgcagataatattccttattgctcgttcttccctgtggcaagaactcatgatgcaccacgcccctgcaatcgaagaaaactgtcagttacgattcgcgatactttttgaacacacctcgtatattcTAATACACTATAGTCTTTCCCTTCAGATATAATACACTTTTGTTCACGGTCCTTTCAATCCTTACGTGCCACTGATAAATACTTTTGCTATAACCTTGATTTAATACAGAGCTACAAATTCTATGCCTTCATGGATCTCTGTAGTTTTGCAAACAGGGAATGTTATAGGTTCAATctaatttcataattaatttcatCCTGCCTGACGTACTTTTTTCTGTTGCGTATTTTTAGgtctgttgtttccttttctgTGGGGGTATTTTTTAAGTGACGTGTCCCAAGCCCACCGAACCAGGTAggaatggttcgccttctcattttaacTCACCTTCAAATATTTTGCTGTTGGAATACAAAACGTATCTATATATGGATTCCTTCAtaatagttacatatatacgtCGATTTCCTTGTCTCAGGAACTACGCTTCTCATTTATGGCAACAGCCGCGTGTTATAAAATCAACGCATTCCGTACAATTACAACGATAACTATCTAATAATTAGAGACTTTCACGTACTTCCTGTTTGTACTACTCCGTATAAGATCCAATTTACCACTTGAATTCCTACCGGGAATTAATATCAATTTATGTTGAATGAATGCATGTATTCGCAAGTTGCATGCTTCAACAGTAACACCAAATATTGTGCATGCCCCAAAGGGCAGCAAAATGAGTATTGAAGTGCTCACAAGCTGTAGTGCTGACAGCCACTAGTCAACACCGGAAGTATGTTAAACTCActatctgtgtaaaatttatgCACAAAATTTGTTAAGGTCCCACAGCGTCAACATGTACTTCTCGTGCTAAAATTCGCGGCATAAagtatgcaaaacaaaaacagcataaATCCTCAATACATGCTCAGACATAAGAGCATATGATGAGGAGAAAAAGCGAGTTGCCAaatagtttgtttttgtatatttccatGCACATGGTATAGCATATTTGTatgctttattttattggtaaataaaaaaaatatgcttcTTATTATACTTGCTTAAGTTTTTATATCatgtatttttagaaaatacgcTTTCCAAAATATGGAGGAATTATTACACTCAgggtttataatataaaattcaaaaatttttacatcCAAATTTCGAACATGCAATGTACTTATCTTTGTGGCGGCCCTTAAATGGTGAGAGTTTAGTTCTTCGAGAAAATTTTTCTTCTCAATTTCCTATCCAGTTCTAAGTATGCTCACATTCTGAGATTCTTTTTGGGTTTAAGCTGGTCAAAAGAAATGTCAACTGTAAGCCGAAGGTCCGAGCGTCGGTACGTTGACTGTTTTTGGTTAAAATCAgctaccacaaaatttattccTTCTCAGACAGAAaccctataaaaatatacatatacatatatacatgatcAGCGAGACGAGTCGTTTTAGCCATATCTATATGTCCTTCCATTTGAGTGTATATaaacgaactagtccctcagtttttaagttaTAGACCTGAAATTTTTCACTGTCCGTCAATTTCCAACTACTACaacaaaatctttgtatggctatgaagcaccatcctatagcactgtgaaaaactggtacaacgaattcaattgtggccgacgctcgctcaaagacgaaggtcgtccaaaaacagccgttgtgccagaaaacatcgatgccgtacgtgaactgataatgcaagaccgtcatgtaacataccttcagatagaggcatgcctatgcatttctgccaccagcatacattcgatattgcatgaacacctggccgaaaaaaaggtttgttctcgttggatcccacacaatttgaaaatcgctcaaaaaaaggctcgtgtggattggtgtaaagaaatgctgaaaaaatacgatcgcggtgcttaaaaagacgtttataagatcgacacaggtgacgaatcatggatctatgcgtatgagtccgaaacaaaacagcaatcgaccgagtgggtcttccaagacgagccaaattcaacgaaagttgttcgtggaagaagcacttcgaagcaaatggtcgcctgtttcttcggcaaaactggtcatgtggcgactttTCCGCTTGAGCagcgtaggacggtcaattctgagtggtacaccaccatttgtttgccttaagtcttcggagaaattcgaaaaacgaacaagagaagacgaatcattgtgcaccatgacaattcgagctctcacacatcggctcaaaccagtgcctttttgaccggccaaaatgtcgaattgatgggtcatccgccatacagccctgacttggcacccactTACTTCTTTTTACTCCCACAcagcaagaaaataatgcgtggtcaacgattttcgtagCCAGAAGATgttgttgaagcattcaaaaaccatgttttggaggtgtctcaatcggagtggaaaaagtgcttcgaaaattggtttgagcgcatgcaaaagtgtataaatcttggtggagaatattttgaaaaacaataattttcgttgataaatattcctattttcattattaggtcagaaatatatatagcagccctcgtagctGCCATGCTAACTTATCgaccaaaatcaagtccttTCTAATTTATGAACGGTATTATATCTTTGGTGCAACGGGcgttaatgtttttattgtgtATTATTTCCAATCATCAATAGAGTACTTTGACTAACgtgttttattgaatttagatATAACGGCTCATCGAagtggaggtacttttttcaataagacttacacctgaacaacatttacaaattgttcaacattattattacgaaaatttacgttctgtaaatcggcctactgagcatactatttgcaacaccatcacccaccttcagacccagcattcattattgaataatattcgacctaATAAAACCCGTCCAGTactcagtgaagaaaatatagcagcagggagctgagagtgtacacgaagatcgcggagagtcgattcggcgtcgttcgcagcaactcgatatcttaaattaaaaagcatacaaaatacaacttgtgcaagaaccgaagccgctcgacctacccaagcgacatcacttcgTTCTATGGGATTTAAAAGtgccaagaagatccgacgctcaataggtatgtaaacaagcaaaattgccacatttgagacgaagaTCAACCTGAAGATATTCAAGAACTGTTAACatttagtgtggtttgtgggctgatggaatcatcggttcatatttccgGTGAGAACGTTAACGTTCATGGAGTTCGTTATCGCGacatgataaccgattattttatgcctgaaattgaagctcgtgatctcgacgacttttggtttcaacaagatggcgccacttcccacacatcacatcaatcaatggatttattgatatAAAACTTCGGAGTAcgaataatttcacgttttggggcgggcgattggccaccaagatcgtgtgatatcacgaTTAACGATTTCCTGTATGGATACGTAAAGTCTTAAGTCTAAGAAAACAATTCCGCTTCGCTTCAGGCCTTGGAACTAAACATCACGTAtgccattcgccagttaccagtcgaaatgctcgaaagagtcatcgaaaattggactcaaaaGATCGACCATCTGAGACggagccgcggccaacatttgaaagaggtaaacttcaaaaaataaatgccaaagaatattctttagAACGATAATTAGCATTAGATATTGTTTAAATTACACATGTATTTACatttgaaggattttttttaccTTCTACAGGTTGtgcgcatatatgtatgatgtgtaaggcgaagtttaaaaaatctaaataattgGTTGCATGGGAGCTATGCTATATACAATAGTCATACGATTTGAGTGATTCCGAAAAATgatcaatagaatatcaaaatgcaccaagaaattaaatttcatgtggatatcttaaaaaactattaaaaaaaatatttttatgattccTAAAtaacttcgccttaaaaatcgctgTCTCAAAACCGATATATTCCAAAATCACTTAGGAAAAGTTGTTCCGAATGACCCGCAGAGCATTTCCCACATACTCGATTTTCCGTTTTTTTGGCTCCATccactcatacatacatgtacagcACAAAATAAATCTGTTTACCTGCCGCCTGCGAACTTTATCAATTATTGTATGCTAATTTACGAAAGCTCACGCACACGTACACGAAATACAGCTTTCTGATTTTTGAAGTGACTGACGAATTAACTTTGTGCATGACAATTTACATGTGAAAggcaaagtaattaaaattaatggaaaatatttcattttaccaTTTACCTTATAAAATACGTTCTTTATGCGAAGTGACCTTGTTAACAGAGACTTCGACTGAATTTTATGACTGAAATTACGCACAATTTAAAGAAGTTAAAAGTTTGGATTAAATTATATGATCGGAATTAACGGCCAGcgcagaataaatttttaatttttaaatgtaacaGCCTCTTAATCAGTTAAACTTAAACAGCAGTGAAATTTCCAGAGAAAGCAATAAACTCGAACCAAGCAAAGAGTGAGAGCCGATGAACCTCCGAAATGTGAAATATGGTCGCATGAGGTAAGTCTATGTAGCGGgcctatataaagggtgatcaatttcgaaatgttggccgcggctgcgtctcagatggttcGTGCGTTTAGTTcacttttcgagcatttcgaccgaTAACCggcgaatgacatgcgtaaTGTTTTTCTCCAAggactgaatcgaagcgggatagTCCGCATGGActtaagactttacatatcctcacatgAAAAAGTCAAACGATGTGATATCAaatgatcttggtggtcaatcgaccggcctAAAGGTTGTAATTTTCTgatcaccgaagtgttctctcaataaatccattaattgatgcgaAGTGTGTGAAGTGacgccgtcctgttgaaaccaaaagtcgccgagatcacgagcttcaattccaGTCAtaaaatagtcgattatcatggtCCGAAAACTGACGCCATCGACGAATACGTtatcaccggcatcatttttgaagaaatgtccCACAAGCCAGGTTGCTCATCCTTCCAAATACGgctattttgcttgtttacttacCCATTAGCCAGCAAGGAGCCTCTTCGCTAAACAAGAATttactcgaaaacgtcggatcttctaggaacttttcaagagcctataaAGCGAAGACatgtcgcttgggaaagtcGAGCGTCTTGCGCTCTTGCACAAGGTGGATTTTCTAAGTCGctccatatgtcagtccgagcTTTTGCGAACAGCGCCGAATCAACTCTCTTCgatggctgctatattttcttcactgcatgctggacgtggtccgttccgtcgaatattatcctataatgaatgctgggtctcaagatggattATGGTATAGCAtttagtatgctcagtaggccgattatgttgaccataagttgagcgaagtgtGCGAAagacattctttacagaacgtgataTGTACTTTAAGCCAACTTATGAAATGTTGAACTTCTACATCTGAAAAAGTCAATCTCAAAGCTTTTCATTACAATTTGATCTCGTTTTATTTGTTCGGTAAATTTTCAGAGTTTTCACTTACATAAATACCTGGTATTACTTACTAAATATATAGTTATGTCTTTAGcgtacaataaattaaataaataattatttttcacctAAACTaactttgttttaaattatcgcGATCGTGATGATGAGTTCGCTTCAATAAATCGTATTTACACTATTTCCATACATGCCTGCAAGTCCGGTTTGCAGGCTCAGTTGAAAAAATCCAGTATAccattcaaaatttcaatggcAAAATCATTTTCACCCGTCGATGcggccttcttcttcttttgcttGCGCTcctttttcgactttttcttcgATTTCACAGTGGTACCATCTGCGGCCGCGGGTGTGGGCGTCACATCGGCATCTCCAGCCACGGATTCGACATGACCTTCCGCCGCTTCGGCACCATTGTCCTCTTTACCTTGCGCATCATCTTTACGCTCGGCAATTCGTGTGGCGGGTGCAATGGCAACAGCTGGTGTTGCAGCGGCGGCGGGCTTCTCTTCGTCGTCATCGTCCAGTTCATCAAGTAAACCGGCTAAACTAAAACCGCCATAATCTGCATCGGCAGGCGCCTCGGTGTCATCATCATCGTTCTCTTCGGCATCATCTACAATCAAAGTCGTGTAATTTAGCTATAATAAGTATGTAATGTCATTTTAATATTACCATCTTCATCGGTTTCGTCGTCTTCCTCATCAGCCTCATCAGCTTCATCATCGTaatcgtcatcatcatcatcgtctcCACCAGCTGAATGtgaaacaaaactataaaaacatatttccaatcaacttttataaaataacttaCCTCCAAAGCCGAAAATGTCATCATCATCTTCTTCCTTGTTCACCTCGGCAGGCAAGGGTTCAGCTTCTGCAACTCTCAAGCCTTCGGGACCAAATTTAAAGCAAGAAACACGCAAAGCTGCCTCTACTTCATCTTCAGCGCGCAGTTCGAAACCCAAGCAAGCCTTGAAGTCATTCTTAGCTCGGGATAGACCATAAACACGTCCACAGAATTTGGAGTAGCCACCAGGCAAGCCTACGCAGATGGGCTTAGCGCGTTTACCTATGAGAAAAAAATGCAtaagataaatatttacttgcacACTAAAGTTTTTCTTGCTCTCTTCTGTCACCTGAAATTGTGCGAGTCGCCAATGTAATATCACCATATTTGATTGCCACCGACATGCGTTCATTTCCTAAATATGTGATTTTGGCACAACCTGGTCCACGCACTGGTATCAGTGGTAAATTGAATTGCCGGCAACAATCACAATGATCGTCGGTACATTTACAGTATTTGCTGATCGGACTGGGATCATCCGTGTTCTGTAAAGTGGTTGCCTCGGTTACTGCTGCGGTGGAAGCGGAACTGCTAGATGCGGCGGCAGGTGCAGCCGCTGCTGCTACGGCCGGTGTAGCAACTGCAGGTGCAATGGTTACCACATCGACTATCTCATTTGTCGCCTCGTTAGCTACCTCATTCGCTTCTGcaacagctgctgctgctgcttcatCGGCCTGATCGACTACCTCATCGGCGAATTGAGTGGATTCATCAGTACCTGGCCCTGAAATATCATCCGAATTGAGTGACTCGATGTGTTGTGGTTCGAGTGGCGCTACATTCGGATCGATTTCTTCAGGTGGCAAATTCAGACGTTGGAAGGGAGAGGAAATTTTATCTGCGCGTCGAAATACTGTTTTAGCATCTACGCAAATGAAGTACATTAGGCATGCGACGACAATGCCGATTACAATATCTTGATAACGCATACTGAATTAAAGATTGAAAACTGTAAAGAGAAAGAGACTTCGGTTAGTAATAAGTGTAGATACTTTGTATTGTTCGGAGTCAATTATAattcctattttcattttttattttgataaatttaaaacattttcattatttttatttttattctaattatagcttttgcttttttcacaacttttaatGCAGATTCCTTCATTCATTTCCTAGAATTTTGCCTCCTAAACTGAAAAAAGGGGCACACTCTCTACTTTTCTCAAACCCTAAGTTTAAGAGCAACAAAGCAGATGTTTATTCTTCGTTTTCCACGATATCATTCGATTTCCTTGCGGCTTCTTTTAGATAGGTTTGCATCCACTCCTTTTGCAGGCTAATATAGAGGCGTTGAGCTCGCTGATATTGAAATTTATCTAAAATTCTGATGACAGCGGAATCgtcggaaattgtaaagctgattgTAAGAAAAACCACCCTTACCCATATACC
This region includes:
- the LOC105222867 gene encoding uncharacterized protein LOC105222867, with the protein product MRYQDIVIGIVVACLMYFICVDAKTVFRRADKISSPFQRLNLPPEEIDPNVAPLEPQHIESLNSDDISGPGTDESTQFADEVVDQADEAAAAAVAEANEVANEATNEIVDVVTIAPAVATPAVAAAAAPAAASSSSASTAAVTEATTLQNTDDPSPISKYCKCTDDHCDCCRQFNLPLIPVRGPGCAKITYLGNERMSVAIKYGDITLATRTISGKRAKPICVGLPGGYSKFCGRVYGLSRAKNDFKACLGFELRAEDEVEAALRVSCFKFGPEGLRVAEAEPLPAEVNKEEDDDDIFGFGAGGDDDDDDDYDDEADEADEEDDETDEDDDAEENDDDDTEAPADADYGGFSLAGLLDELDDDDEEKPAAAATPAVAIAPATRIAERKDDAQGKEDNGAEAAEGHVESVAGDADVTPTPAAADGTTVKSKKKSKKERKQKKKKAASTGENDFAIEILNGILDFFN